The Prionailurus viverrinus isolate Anna chromosome B1, UM_Priviv_1.0, whole genome shotgun sequence genome includes the window CCTGTGTTTAAAAGTTACAAAGAGAACCGACATTGGCAATGTTATaaaatacaatacatatatattttcatcacAGGTATTTACAATTGCTTGTTTGGTCATCATCTAAAACGCACTGTCTAAAACAACATTCACTAATGATCCTCCTACCTTCAAAAACCAGTGATTCTGTTGGACTTCCCATTATGTCTTAAATGTTTGGAGAAACTTTGAAATAAacaatttacaatatttttttatccCCATATCTCACAACAAATCTTGGGGTCCATTtatcactgcctttttttttaaatacatactcTTTTTAGTAAACCGGTTTTTAAGCTCCATTGTTAAATAATTGCCAGATATGgactttctttaagtttatttattttgagcgagagcgtaagtggggaagaggcagagagagggacagagaaatcccaaactggctctgtgctgccagtgcagagcccgacatggggctccatcttatgaaccatgagatcatgacctgagccgaaatcaagagttggatgcttcacacactgagtcaaccaggcgcccctggaatttcttttttcagtctgTCAGACAGCACCCTCTTGTAAGCCTTGGGTGACTTGCTACTCCCAACTGTCCTCAGAATCTCTACCCTTTAAATCACTGAAAAACACATTTCACAGGATGTTACGCTTCAATACAGAATGAAGTTCAAACTTTTTGCCTATATTTAAGACATTCTATAATCTGAAACAGTATTTGTCTCCATCTTTAGTTTACTACTTGTCCactaaattaaatttttgttcCAGACTTAATTTGAAACTCATTTCTCAAATGATGTCAATAAACATTGTATCTTTGCTCATATTATTTTCCGTAACTTAGATACCCCCTCTTCATTTTAATCTTCACCAAATaccattttttcctaatttaagGCAACGCTTTGGCCTATGCTCttccatgaaattaaaaaacacaatttttttgttgttacttttcTTCTCAATACTTACAACAcctttttattattctcattttactctTGATGTGGAATATTACTGTTGTTTTGGATGTATGCTTACAAACTGGTTATTAAGCATTTTCCTATAAACACAGTGAAATAAATGATTGGTTTCCTGGTGTCTAGAATTAGTTTAACTAACAAATACAATTACAGTAAGCtgagaaaaaaatcccttttttcattttgcatataGGTTTCTCTTCTGAACTGAAATtcccaaaaaattattttaagagaagcCTCTGAGGGTAGAGGCAAGTTATCAGTTTATTATGGGCTCTGGAGCTAGACTGCCTGGTTTTATACCCATTTACTAACTCTGTAACCCTGGGAAAGTGACTCAAcctttctatgtgtctgttttcatacCTTTACATAAGGTAATAACAGTACCTACATCATAAAGATTTTGTGAAGaataaagagttaatatttgTGCATTTATTACAACAGTgccaggtataaaataaatattttctataatttgttaaataaaacttGTTTACGTAGGACTTCTTGTAACTCCTTTATAATcatctatttaaaatatctgtcCTGGGGtggatgggtggctcagtcagttgagcgtcggactcttgattttggctcaggtcatgatgatctcatggtagtgaaATTGAGTCCCAcgtcaacgtggagcctgcttgaaattctctctctctctctctctctctctctctctctctctctctccctccctccctcccgcccctcctctgaccctctccctccctcgcatgctctctctaaagttaagaaaaaaaatctgtcctatTTTTCCATGTGGATGATAATGGTCAAGAACACAGGTTCCATTAGCCAATTTTTAATACTTACTACATCAACTATAGCCTTGTTATATAGGAGTTACTCAATAAATTACTAACTTACTCACATTCACATTGGACTATTCCTTAAGAAGTTATACAAATTTACATTCTTCcaagaaatgttttccaaattaaaaaatttaattgtacgtttaaaaataagtatttgcaAGGTATTTCTCATGTAGAGAAACATTTCACTTtattataaagataataaaaactgtttaatccaattcttttttttaaagtaagctctatgcccattATGGGGCTCCACCGTTGGtgaatgctccactgactaagccagccaggcacccctaatccaATTCTATAGTTAGTAAATTCATTTTGCAAGGTAGTATTAAAAGCATTCTCAATTTTTACCAATCTGCAAACTACTTGTTTGAAGAGTAGACttgttctcaaaaataatacttacataggcttttgttttaaaacatttgttaccttttgttttttacagCTGGAAACAGTAGTGTTTTTCTGTCGTTTTTGAGGGTCTCCACATTTGTCTACAGTGATAGATCGTTTTTCAGAAGAATTTGAAACAGTTTTCATTATGCACTCTGAAATTGAGGGCACCTTCATATAAATACTAGATTTATTGCTATCCTTCCTAGGTTTTACATGCACATtcgttttttcttttccctgcagTTGGGAAGTCTTCTTTCTGTTATGTAGCATTTGgcacaaaataaaggaaatggttAATTCAGCATTTTTAGTACATATTATCTTCATATGTTCAATAGTTTTCATGACTTTCATAATATGGGCCATTTTCCCGAAATCTTTCCGAGGGGCAGCCATTATATTTTTGAGCAGTGCAGAAAACTGGTTGTGGCTGTATTCCAACTCTGTCATTGTGCTTCCGTAATTTATGGATGCTATACATGGCACAAAGTCAATATATGTGGAAACGGAATACTGAGACTTCTTTAGaagtttttgtatttctgtaagtTCCTGAAGTTCTCTTGAGAGCAAATGAAGAGCGTATGAGCAATTAACAGCTTCactatatttgtaaataatatccAGATCTTTCTTAAGTTCAGAAATAGCAGTCTCTATGACTTTCCAAAGGCAATCTGTTGAGTtatctttaagaaatgaaaaagaagccaTTTTTTCCTGGCAGTGAACCAGCTCAGGAAGAAGTGACAAATCAAACCAAAGCATACCTCGAAACCTCTGTTTGTCTAGTTTCTTTGCCATTGAGTTTTTAAGAAAGTGAATGGTTTCTGAAAGCATGACAATTTCAATATAGGTTTCAATGGCTGCAGGCTTTAAAATTATGGCCCCATGATTGTGGTTTTTCACCATGTCCAAAGCGTTTTCTTCTGTGATAAAAATGTTATCTATGTTCTCTTCTTGCAGcatctgaaagtatttttttaaaatttctaggtGTTCGGTACATCTCAAAGTGAGGTCCTGTAATTTCTTAGAGTCTGCAAATTCAGCTTGATCTAGTATTTCGCTAATACAACAGATATCTGGGTGTGAAAGCAAAGTACTGTTAAACCCACAGTTTTCTAGGGTAACTGGTGCTTTGTTTATTAGATCATCTGACTTTCTGGAAGCAATCTCCATATTCTCAAGCCCAGTATTAGAAATCTGTTCACTGCTTAAATCCTTAGACAATGTATCATATATCTTTTTCAACTTAGAAAAAGCACACTGATTCATTTTGAGTAGCAATTCTCTATTCTTCTCTCCTGAGTATATTTTGCTgaaagattctctcttctctttccaaataagactTTTTGCAGCATCAAAAAAGATATGTTCCAGACCATAAAGAGATATTTTAATACTTATTGCCTCACTGCtcttaataaaattaactttagaGGTGATCATTTCTATGATAATCCACAAATGGTCTTGTTTTCCTGGATAGGAATCAACTTTAGGAGAGTCCCCATACATACCAATCAGCTTTAAAGTACTTTTTCTTAAGGTTTCTAGGTCTCCTAAACTATCTCCAAAGTTAACTCCACAGGTaaatggaacagaaagagaaaagtcaaagcAATCAGAACAACGCTTCATTACTGCTTCACACTCATTAATCTGTCGTTTGTATTTTAAGAATGCATAGTatgaattattttcccttttggtttCCTCAAATAATTCAATTAACTGGTCATGATAGTTTTGTAACTCACAGAATGCATTATACTTCAATCTTCCTTGAAAAGCAGGATAGAAGTTGGATTGTTGTTGAAATCCACGTGGTCTACCAAGCAGCTCACTGTACAGTGTTTCATCATACCAAAGCAAGCTTCGGTAGGTTGGCTCACCTCCTAAgagcctttttttgttttcaatgaattGAATAGTTTCCATCATCATTTGGAGTTCTACCAAGGAGTCAACAGCACATGGCTTTAATTTGTGTCTGCAATTATTCCACAGGTTTTGTTCTACTAATAGTTCTCTTGAAATCAGGATTTGTTCAAGAGAACATTCTTGGTTTCTTTCAAAAGCTTCAACAAATAAAGGGAGAATACTTTGACAGGCCTTAGTTTCTTCCAGTAGAATCTGCAAAGATGATGTTTCATCTGCCCTTCTCAAAATCTGAGCTAGCCTGGCTGTAAGAGCTGAATGATTAGCTGAGCAGTGTTTCTCTTTTAATCCACTCATGTATGATGCAGGCTTCTTCTCAGGAGTAGAGACTTCAGAAGTTTGAGAGTCAGTATGTAAAACAGGAATATGATTCATTCCTATAATGCCTGGTTTGGAATTACAGGCTATTTCCGAATGCAATGCAGAGTCAGACTGAGGGTCATTACTAACTTTAactcccccttctttctctcttttgttgagATGATTAGAAACTGGGTTATTCAAAGCGACTGCCTCAGTAATGTTTTCAACGTTTAGATGAGAATCAATcaagttatttttaattgttttcttgctTAAGTAGGAGGATTCTTCTAAGATcttgttcttttgatttttgaacTGAGTCTTAACAGTGCATCCTTCAGTCATGCTTTTTTTGTGAAGTGAATCTCTTGCTTTTTCTGCTTGTTTAACTTTCCACATTTTTCTGTCCCAAATGTCTTTATTTGCCATACACTTTTTTGAAGAACCCTTCATATTATCTTTTAAGAGCAAATAACTATCATTGGAAAATAGTTCCTTCATTGTATTTTTCCTACAACTTTTACTTTCTTCAGTTACTAATCTGAGACCCAACTCAGAATCCTCAAGAACATGTGATTCATTCCCATCTATATGGAAGCAATTACTTGAAGAACATTGTTCTGTCTTTAGAAGTTCCTTTCCACCACATCCTGGCTGGCAGTGTGGTACACTGGTGGATGTTGTAAAGGAATCTACAGCAAAAACTCTCTGTTTATCCAAATAAGATTCTGAAGATTCTCCTTCACTGTCTGTCACTGCTGTGGTTGATAACAATTGAGGAATACTGTCAGAATTTTTGTGTGTTATCAAAGTTAGATTTAATGGGTCCTTAATGAAGTTttctggaacagtgcctggttTGGAGCTCTGATTAGCAGCTGTCCATTCTTCTACAGGCAAATTTACTTCCAGGTTGCCTTTACAATCAGATAAAATAAGGTTATCTGGTGTGCAGACATCAACATTTAAAAGGTGCTTGATATCTGATTCTAAAACTGAAATAACTATGTCAGTTTTTACCTTTGTGTGTGTTATACAGGTTGCATTATAACTTGTGTCTGTGCTAAAACTTACTTTGTCTTCTTTTATGCAACTTAATGATACTGAATTActcttatttattactttattagtCTTGGAATTGTTTTCTGCATCCTTAATATTATTGTGTGCTGAGTGGTTCTCaggattttcatatttattaatgtttgaTAAAAACTTTATGccaacttgattttctttttcagttatttttgcaTCTGGGCAGGCTGGGGAAAATAGACATCCAGTTTTTCCAGAAAACAGCTGAAGTTCTGATGATCTTCGATTTCTCACCCGGCTCTTGTTATAAGCGGAATGACTGGCACTTTGGGATGTAGAGCACAGGGCTAACTGTGACTCAGGATACTCGAGATCACAAAATTCCCTTACATGAATGGTGGTGTGACTTCTGGAGACACTGCTGGCCATATTTCTCTTAGAAATGCATTCTGTGATTCTCGCTCTACTTGGTTTGAAAGACTTGGGCTTTGATACATGAGTTAATGATTTATCCACTTCAAATCCCAAAGCTCttttctcttctggtttgccgtattttctttttgacaaaaAATGTTTAGTGGAATAATATCTTCTTTCAGACACAGAGCTATAACCTTGAAGGTCACAACTTTCCCAGAAATTATTGCATATTATTGCATATGATTTTGGTAAcgggccttttcttttttctcctactttAGCTATAAGTTGCAAAGACGTGTGAACTCTTCTAtgagctttttttaaatgaagaacagCTCTGTCAAGTCTTCTGGAAAGACGTTTGCTTTTGCATAAAGATGCTTCACTATTTAGAATATCAAGGACACTCCTGATGTGTTTTTCCGACTTGGAAAAGGTTTTGATTCGTCCTTGggataatgaagaaaaatgttcaGAAGAGTCTAGACTGGTTAGTCTCCTCTTCTTCCCATAAATTTCACGACGTCTTAAATCCTTATGTGGTGTGTTCTGGTCCCTAAAAGGCATATGTCGCTTTCTTTTGCTAATTCTTGATTGTGTGTCCTTTTTACTTGTAATATCATTGCAATCAGTTTTTGACCCTGTCAAGGAACATCTGCTTTCATTATTTAATGCTGTGACATTAGAGGGTTCAGTAGGCAAAGgtccactgttttgtttttcagacacATGATTCACTTGTGTATTATGACTCGCATCAAGAGAAAGAGCAATTTCAGACTTATTCACTAGTCCTGATTCTTGCCTTCTATTACCAAATTCATCTTCACATGGATAACCTGAATTTTCACCAGAGCAGTGGGAATACATTTCAAATCCTGACACTTTCCCCTCCTCATTTATTTCTGGTCCTGTGGTTTTAGTTATGTATTTGCAAAAATTATCTTTCAATGCAAGGGATTCAAAAGTGGGACTGAATCCTGGCATAAATGTATTAGTGATTCTAATTTGTAAATCTGGAAGTAAAATTGGATTGagctctcctttgtttttttctgtagagggataaaaacaaatacttttcttAGGGTAATGCTGATCACTATTCTCGTTTCTTCTGGAGCTTTTCGAAACTTCCCTCTCCCCATTATTGCTTCCTAGTAGACCTTCCCAATCAATACGAGACTTCAGAGTTTCATATATGGCCCTAAATTCTTCACATGGATCATTTCTATGGCTATGTTGTTGAATTAGAAAAGCATCATCACACTGTTCCAATCCTACTTCAATCTTATTTTCCAATTTGAAACTCTGAAGAACTGAAGTATCACTTACTGACTGATGAAATGAGTCATGTAATTTATTGTTATCCATATCCATTTCACAATCAGAAACCCTATGTTTTACTAACAACCCAAAATCTAGACTCTCAGAAGAACAAGTTTCTTTAATCTGGTATCTTTGGTG containing:
- the TEX15 gene encoding testis-expressed protein 15 isoform X4, translated to MEMKDIAKHKTLWKMNSTSEPLLLAGVEVNPLKKFTIPKIRRAAGKAYLSPCCTNTREYSFIHDTLNQCRLDVGCDLQSSWQFGDTKLVHNEDLEKKFTSKRSEMRESGRHGRELEEHFCFLALTQNDVAEIYQNGISTRASTFKILGNPLLGIYVFRHVDIALNYAHSKSITVESIIIFKVLFGKVKKIRPSLDKNKVSLDPSPNFDCHMSRSIPSLKDAIELQAYNSAVYFYEYNVLSKPVDKPRHCLPYATVTVKFIGQKVDSGHLITSLRFLSTGFPKRAERTCSLNNCTVAKRIGKGKDATVIFEHFRKPVDPFVQENCSCGALNSEINPSNTNISNSYGNVKNGNISIYETYGGQMEHNLAECGDTSCIYDSGLSFIPSDTRESVNGDPMLNLAHLKNTLSGLSAAFPLHNNTGSSTVITSKLIKDPRLMRREESIGKHNNITDLNEILPLEKSLDFVNSEINLSSMPNNSASSSEVVPGDHSVLTNCLDAPSFKISFDGSQSQAHNLDFNNYDYTIPSKITPAGQCKGQDNFSFPMCLPNVVSEVENQKHNEEEAQRSELRSNIPLLIEDNSEAHDSYESVNICTKGHSNHISLESWSSNLETVSQTGQQMSTAFPLQRKESIHEYTQNIGEMRDFTGPEDNSKHGEKQVLWKEIDFTKEAKVSPVDNYISLYQEYNEDESLDSYGKNCDQILIAQELEIQKSSTSTTKDEYELDHLSLELQRVERLSQKHPQLSLDYEDNIHTSFAISQKLMELKLGKPNQNCVSIVTDAFQEAKDIPQVKELPIDAIISSHDIKPTHDNSDYNITGEYVCVHGRKENDPVSLENIQRDCGETFQIDEGHTLFCNAELHSDTHLNIDFREQGDNDKENENEAKEEDIALSTESRENIYGEEKQGFHTNQSYTNVDERRENKNYNNVEILSSEECCTFNLSSGERHVSTEATLLENEDTMTATQQKDAPNTGRTVEHLAYTAFPKVEGSSEHEASSTAVQTAGATVPTLGTNREDHQRYQIKETCSSESLDFGLLVKHRVSDCEMDMDNNKLHDSFHQSVSDTSVLQSFKLENKIEVGLEQCDDAFLIQQHSHRNDPCEEFRAIYETLKSRIDWEGLLGSNNGEREVSKSSRRNENSDQHYPKKSICFYPSTEKNKGELNPILLPDLQIRITNTFMPGFSPTFESLALKDNFCKYITKTTGPEINEEGKVSGFEMYSHCSGENSGYPCEDEFGNRRQESGLVNKSEIALSLDASHNTQVNHVSEKQNSGPLPTEPSNVTALNNESRCSLTGSKTDCNDITSKKDTQSRISKRKRHMPFRDQNTPHKDLRRREIYGKKRRLTSLDSSEHFSSLSQGRIKTFSKSEKHIRSVLDILNSEASLCKSKRLSRRLDRAVLHLKKAHRRVHTSLQLIAKVGEKRKGPLPKSYAIICNNFWESCDLQGYSSVSERRYYSTKHFLSKRKYGKPEEKRALGFEVDKSLTHVSKPKSFKPSRARITECISKRNMASSVSRSHTTIHVREFCDLEYPESQLALCSTSQSASHSAYNKSRVRNRRSSELQLFSGKTGCLFSPACPDAKITEKENQVGIKFLSNINKYENPENHSAHNNIKDAENNSKTNKVINKSNSVSLSCIKEDKVSFSTDTSYNATCITHTKVKTDIVISVLESDIKHLLNVDVCTPDNLILSDCKGNLEVNLPVEEWTAANQSSKPGTVPENFIKDPLNLTLITHKNSDSIPQLLSTTAVTDSEGESSESYLDKQRVFAVDSFTTSTSVPHCQPGCGGKELLKTEQCSSSNCFHIDGNESHVLEDSELGLRLVTEESKSCRKNTMKELFSNDSYLLLKDNMKGSSKKCMANKDIWDRKMWKVKQAEKARDSLHKKSMTEGCTVKTQFKNQKNKILEESSYLSKKTIKNNLIDSHLNVENITEAVALNNPVSNHLNKREKEGGVKVSNDPQSDSALHSEIACNSKPGIIGMNHIPVLHTDSQTSEVSTPEKKPASYMSGLKEKHCSANHSALTARLAQILRRADETSSLQILLEETKACQSILPLFVEAFERNQECSLEQILISRELLVEQNLWNNCRHKLKPCAVDSLVELQMMMETIQFIENKKRLLGGEPTYRSLLWYDETLYSELLGRPRGFQQQSNFYPAFQGRLKYNAFCELQNYHDQLIELFEETKRENNSYYAFLKYKRQINECEAVMKRCSDCFDFSLSVPFTCGVNFGDSLGDLETLRKSTLKLIGMYGDSPKVDSYPGKQDHLWIIIEMITSKVNFIKSSEAISIKISLYGLEHIFFDAAKSLIWKEKRESFSKIYSGEKNRELLLKMNQCAFSKLKKIYDTLSKDLSSEQISNTGLENMEIASRKSDDLINKAPVTLENCGFNSTLLSHPDICCISEILDQAEFADSKKLQDLTLRCTEHLEILKKYFQMLQEENIDNIFITEENALDMVKNHNHGAIILKPAAIETYIEIVMLSETIHFLKNSMAKKLDKQRFRGMLWFDLSLLPELVHCQEKMASFSFLKDNSTDCLWKVIETAISELKKDLDIIYKYSEAVNCSYALHLLSRELQELTEIQKLLKKSQYSVSTYIDFVPCIASINYGSTMTELEYSHNQFSALLKNIMAAPRKDFGKMAHIMKVMKTIEHMKIICTKNAELTISFILCQMLHNRKKTSQLQGKEKTNVHVKPRKDSNKSSIYMKVPSISECIMKTVSNSSEKRSITVDKCGDPQKRQKNTTVSSCKKQKVDIKDVTKINREKATFKDSSNSSGSSITQTYHGITSYEVQPPPSAMLTAIASTVQNAHSNLLYSQYSGYFSGEPQANDLVPVNGHFQSQMPVSYHFQQPIFSQYAPHQAFPQAAYPYPPDSGVLPQVPWTYVPWQQEPFQPGQ
- the TEX15 gene encoding testis-expressed protein 15 isoform X2, giving the protein MEMKDIAKHKTLWKMNSTSEPLLLAGVEVNPLKKFTIPKIRRAAGKAYLSPCCTNTREYSFIHDTLNQCRLDVGCDLQSSWQFGDTKLVHNEDLEKKFTSKRSEMRESGRHGRELEEHFCFLALTQNDVAEIYQNGISTRASTFKILGNPLLGIYVFRHVDIALNYAHSKSITVESIIIFKVLFGKVKKIRPSLDKNKVSLDPSPNFDCHMSRSIPSLKDAIELQAYNSAVYFYEYNVLSKPVDKPRHCLPYATVTVKFIGQKVDSGHLITSLRFLSTGFPKRAERTCSLNNCTVAKRIGKGKDATVIFEHFRKPVDPFVQENCSCGALNSEINPSNTNISNSYGNVKNGNISIYETYGGQMEHNLAECGDTSCIYDSGLSFIPSDTRESVNGDPMLNLAHLKNTLSGLSAAFPLHNNTGSSTVITSKLIKDPRLMRREESIGKHNNITDLNEILPLEKSLDFVNSEINLSSMPNNSASSSEVVPGDHSVLTNCLDAPSFKISFDGSQSQAHNLDFNNYDYTIPSKITPAGQCKGQDNFSFPMCLPNVVSEVENQKHNEEEAQRSELRSNIPLLIEDNSEAHDSYESVNICTKGHSNHISLESWSSNLETVSQTGQQMSTAFPLQRKESIHEYTQNIGEMRDFTGPEDNSKHGEKQVLWKEIDFTKEAKVSPVDNYISLYQEYNEDESLDSYGKNCDQILIAQELEIQKSSTSTTKDEYELDHLSLELQRVERLSQKHPQLSLDYEDNIHTSFAISQKLMELKLGKPNQNCVSIVTDAFQEAKDIPQVKELPIDAIISSHDIKPTHDNSDYNITGEYVCVHGRKENDPVSLENIQRDCGETFQIDEGHTLFCNAELHSDTHLNIDFREQGDNDKENENEAKEEDIALSTESRENIYGEEKQGFHTNQSYTNVDERRENKNYNNVEILSSEECCTFNLSSGERHVSTEATLLENEDTMTATQQKDAPNTGRTVEHLAYTAFPKVEGSSEHEASSTAVQTAGATVPTLGTNREDHQRYQIKETCSSESLDFGLLVKHRVSDCEMDMDNNKLHDSFHQSVSDTSVLQSFKLENKIEVGLEQCDDAFLIQQHSHRNDPCEEFRAIYETLKSRIDWEGLLGSNNGEREVSKSSRRNENSDQHYPKKSICFYPSTEKNKGELNPILLPDLQIRITNTFMPGFSPTFESLALKDNFCKYITKTTGPEINEEGKVSGFEMYSHCSGENSGYPCEDEFGNRRQESGLVNKSEIALSLDASHNTQVNHVSEKQNSGPLPTEPSNVTALNNESRCSLTGSKTDCNDITSKKDTQSRISKRKRHMPFRDQNTPHKDLRRREIYGKKRRLTSLDSSEHFSSLSQGRIKTFSKSEKHIRSVLDILNSEASLCKSKRLSRRLDRAVLHLKKAHRRVHTSLQLIAKVGEKRKGPLPKSYAIICNNFWESCDLQGYSSVSERRYYSTKHFLSKRKYGKPEEKRALGFEVDKSLTHVSKPKSFKPSRARITECISKRNMASSVSRSHTTIHVREFCDLEYPESQLALCSTSQSASHSAYNKSRVRNRRSSELQLFSGKTGCLFSPACPDAKITEKENQVGIKFLSNINKYENPENHSAHNNIKDAENNSKTNKVINKSNSVSLSCIKEDKVSFSTDTSYNATCITHTKVKTDIVISVLESDIKHLLNVDVCTPDNLILSDCKGNLEVNLPVEEWTAANQSSKPGTVPENFIKDPLNLTLITHKNSDSIPQLLSTTAVTDSEGESSESYLDKQRVFAVDSFTTSTSVPHCQPGCGGKELLKTEQCSSSNCFHIDGNESHVLEDSELGLRLVTEESKSCRKNTMKELFSNDSYLLLKDNMKGSSKKCMANKDIWDRKMWKVKQAEKARDSLHKKSMTEGCTVKTQFKNQKNKILEESSYLSKKTIKNNLIDSHLNVENITEAVALNNPVSNHLNKREKEGGVKVSNDPQSDSALHSEIACNSKPGIIGMNHIPVLHTDSQTSEVSTPEKKPASYMSGLKEKHCSANHSALTARLAQILRRADETSSLQILLEETKACQSILPLFVEAFERNQECSLEQILISRELLVEQNLWNNCRHKLKPCAVDSLVELQMMMETIQFIENKKRLLGGEPTYRSLLWYDETLYSELLGRPRGFQQQSNFYPAFQGRLKYNAFCELQNYHDQLIELFEETKRENNSYYAFLKYKRQINECEAVMKRCSDCFDFSLSVPFTCGVNFGDSLGDLETLRKSTLKLIGMYGDSPKVDSYPGKQDHLWIIIEMITSKVNFIKSSEAISIKISLYGLEHIFFDAAKSLIWKEKRESFSKIYSGEKNRELLLKMNQCAFSKLKKIYDTLSKDLSSEQISNTGLENMEIASRKSDDLINKAPVTLENCGFNSTLLSHPDICCISEILDQAEFADSKKLQDLTLRCTEHLEILKKYFQMLQEENIDNIFITEENALDMVKNHNHGAIILKPAAIETYIEIVMLSETIHFLKNSMAKKLDKQRFRGMLWFDLSLLPELVHCQEKMASFSFLKDNSTDCLWKVIETAISELKKDLDIIYKYSEAVNCSYALHLLSRELQELTEIQKLLKKSQYSVSTYIDFVPCIASINYGSTMTELEYSHNQFSALLKNIMAAPRKDFGKMAHIMKVMKTIEHMKIICTKNAELTISFILCQMLHNRKKTSQLQGKEKTNVHVKPRKDSNKSSIYMKVPSISECIMKTVSNSSEKRSITVDKCGDPQKRQKNTTVSSCKKQKVDIKDVTKINREKATFKDSRTTRSHLESESEIGPSSSDNLKRNHVSPKRAEMERSLLGSLLPLKNLKDTCISKSEGKIDLTNISSHTSEDFTGQQGDLSSMKKRDVNFSAAETKSDKKDCFVSCEQKSVDGIFRDIPANLETSNTVFELQDHEILNSSIKNSACTNPSESKFIQDKFPVLQVNKTQPAKTELKGKCMKDTFSPNTIPVGASGNITLSVNQTTEHSFSEQQNNENSKVLTQNAAACWNELPQSACTPIYNSSQHPFGTSYPYYAWCVYHYSNSSGSSITQTYHGITSYEVQPPPSAMLTAIQPIFSQYAPHQAFPQAAYPYPPDSGVLPQVPWTYVPWQQEPFQPGQ